Genomic segment of Hylaeus volcanicus isolate JK05 chromosome 6, UHH_iyHylVolc1.0_haploid, whole genome shotgun sequence:
CACGCAGTCTACCTCCCCAGAATTCCAAACAGCTGTTTAAGAACGGCTTGGGAATTCTGGCATTGGGAAGCCACAGATCACTCTACGAATCCCTCATGAGGCACGCTTCCTGTATCGCTCAATTTCGGTAAAATGATACACGGACGCCTAAATATAAAGTAACGTTTTTGTGGGGAGGTCCGTAAACGAGCACGCGacattaataagaaattattaccTAGAACTGAGAATCGCGGTGTAAgtcgaagaaacaaaataatggaGATACGTCATGATTTTCACACCCCGataatagtttttatttgatggagggcttcttaaactttttcCGTTTACGACCCCATTTATGATTGCGATTTTTCTCAAcccagaaaatataaaataaagatacataaaaattttgatgatttatcgattaggtaataatatatataattatggaaaaatatagttttagaatttgtttaaagacatacaaaaatataaaattaaaaattgcacaaaaagttgtacaattgtattcattatagttgtaaaaattatatgcatctagttttcatcgaaactgcattttttgcaacaacataaataaaagtgaatatcgaagagaatattaaatattttacattaaaatctgGTGACCCATAGTTTAAGGAGCCCTGATTTAGTGTAGCAGTAGAGTTGGTCAACCCCCTAGAACTGAACGAAACAGAACACCCAAACACGTTCtgaatttaaagtttcgtaGCCTCGCAATTAAGACCGTTCTTCgttgaaagatttatttaaaatttacaaaatgtcCACGCGAGCAAGCTTCGTCGGTCGTCGATAGAGCGTCAGTCATCGAAAGTGGCGCTCGATCTGGTCCGTTCTCGCGAttcaattatcgataaaacCATCGACATCCACGCGTAtatgatttaattattgataagCTACGAGATCGACTCGATAGCATAATTATTCGATGCGTTTCTTCCCGCCTGGCTTCCGCCAAGAACGCCAGGCACCGTTCGACAGGACATATTTTAAAGTCACGCTGCGTggattgattttaattaaaatttccaggAACGGATCGTTCGCCGTGGGCTCGACGATCCATTAAATACTCGCTAAAACCAGATCAGCCCTTTGTAGCTGTGGATTACGCGTCCTCCTCCTGGACAGAACCCTTTCTTTGGATTATCGGTTATCGAGCTCCATTCAACGCGATCGTTCCACGACGACAGACTTTACAACGACGTTTGCGCATATAAACGTTCTCTCTCGTAAACGTTCTCCGCGTAATCCTCCAGCATCGAATCCTTCGTGTCCTTTGTGCCCTTTGTGCCCTGGACACTGCCTTTTTACCTGCCGAAGCTTTGTTTCGCGACTGAGGAGGATAAAAACGGAAACGTATTACTGTCGCGACGTAAACTTTGGTGTTTTTGACGGGGCCGCAATTTCTACGAGGACTTTTCTATTATCGCACATTCCATACACGAGCTGTTTATTTTGAACACAGTACAagttactttttccaaaaaaacgtGAGGCTATCAAAATTTAagcaaaaatacatttaaacgaaacaaaattaatatattgagAACTACTAAGAGAAATTCTGTTAATTCGCATAACCCGAAATTATTTACAGtgagaaaaatataagtatCCTGCGATGACATacgcaaataaatattctcgaaagttgacatcaacatttttttaacgaaacatgGGCCCTTGAATATCTCGGTTTAAGAACGAAGCGACATACCCCATTTCCAAAATAAACGGGTTGTAAACGACGTGTTGTTTTCGCGTATAAAGAAGCAATAAAAGATTTACGTGCTACTTCTGCACAGGCAGTTATCTTCGATAAACTGGACGTGCAAACGCGTTGTTGGCACGCTGCATATATCCACCCATATTCCGTGTTACAGATGCAGCACAAATTCATTGAACGGTTGTACCATTGAAAAACTGAACGAGTAAGCACCGTTGGAACATTGAACGATTGGTGAATGGGACGATTTAACGATTGTACCATTGAAAGATCGAATGACTGAACGATTGTACCGTTGGAAGAACGAACGAGCAACTGGGGAATGTCACGATTAAACCATGCGTTGTAATGATTGCAAAAGTACCCATCGTAATGTACgcatttaacacgttgactgccagacaaatattctttatagtttctactaaaatgaaaCGTTGTTTAAACTAATGGAGACtgcataatgaaacatttatcgtcgcatttattcttgtaatttcatcaaaattcatgaatttggtttaaattcatttcctttgatgcttgacattcggaattaatttcgttagcactgtcacccacatgTGGTGACGTGTTAAATGAGGCGAGATGAGAGAGAAGGGAAGATGGCGTTAACATTGTAATATTTAGAATCTGTTTACAAGGTTacaatacagaaaaaaatagaagaatatacatgtcgaatcgaataacctcctccttttcgaagtcggttcaAACAAATTAAGTTTTATCTTGCTGCATTATGCTACGAGACTATGTAGAATGCTGTATGACGATGGAACATTCTATATTTTGCAGTATTCCGACATATAATGCCAAGGTATGCCTGATTAATTAACGGTGCTATGTACTACTGTAGAGTTTGGTGTCCTTGAGGTAATTTATGGTATTTTGCACATGTTTTTGGGATGTTAGTGCTGTTTCTGGGTTTAGGCTGTACTTCCTTCTTTGTAGTTCAAATCTTCTGCATTCGTACAGTAGGTGGTCAATTGTAATTTCCTTAGTGCAGGAGTCGCAGTAGGGAGGGTCCGTTTTCTTTAATAGGTGTTCATGTGTGACTTTTGCGTGTCCAATTCTTAGTctagtcattattattttttctctcctggTCATGATCCTTTGGGGTACTGTTTAGTAAAAGTCTTGTGTCGTATTGTGactttttgttcttttgttgttccatattttattccattcttctttcgaCGAGTGTTGTATTCTTGTAATCAAGTCTTGGtacggaatttttatttctgtatttggAGTCATGGTTGTTGCCACTTCTCTTGCAATGAGGTCTGCTTTTTCGTTGCCAGTAATGCCTTGGTGGGACGGTATCCAGGTAACAgtgtattactttttattttgctgGAACATTTAGTATTATACTATAGTATTATAGTATTAGATTTATTACAgtatttattagtattattattatttattattatttattagtattattacatttagTATTATACTATAATTCGCTGTACAATACTGTGGATCCGTATCAAGAATTACGTTTTATCTTGAGGATCAGCTCATCGGACAGATAATAAGCATAACAAAAGTTCCGCGTAGACCGGTGTCGGTCGCATTTGaaaaaagttcaattttcatgtCGTGGACATTGTATGAATTACCGATTCTCCGCGGCGTGATTATGTTTAGAGAGAAAATGAAGttcctttaaaattataaaacgacCACGGTTCTTCCGTGCACTTTTGTTATCAAGTTATTATACAGGTTAGCTTTAATTAGGGCAGGCGTTACGTAAAAGCGAACCGGTGCACCGCATCGGAGCGCTTCAACAAGAAGGAAGgacaaaaggaaaaaatgaGAACGAGCTTTCCAGATTAAAAGTCAGGGAAGTCAATTTTTGTAACGTCGACGCTGAAACTTGAAAAGGAAAATGCTCGGCAACATTGTTCCCTCGGCGAAACGTTATCGGATATCTTAACCAACGATTAACGCAAGTATCGAAGCGTCGGTtccattatattttcaatctgTATAATGTGCTTCGACGGTAACtgttgttaatttaataaaaaaaaaatacgtacaCACAAAGGCATGATAAGGTCCAACACTCTTTCACAAATTGTTTGGTTGTCCCAAATGTTTCTCTCGCGACTAGCActctgttgtttttttttttatctcttaCAGGTAATTGATGTTATACCAGTGACAGAGTAAAATGGATCGTATACAAAATCACTGATGTAACactaaacataaaatattgaagcGAAGTAACAtttgagacaacctaatactccAACGTCTGTGTTCATACGTCGCACGAATTGCTACGTTATCGAAGCAATCGCGTCGTAGGACACCCAACACGCAGAGGTCTGGGTACGTTAGTAGCCGTAGGGTTATTAATCATCGTCGAAGAGTGTATCGATGATCGGAATGGTCCAATTTCCCAGGAAACACAGGACAAATAATGGAAACGAAAAGATGGCTGATTTcccttataaaaaaaaaaaacgtcgcTGCGGCAAATAAGCAGTCGGTAGACCACGCTGCGTAGAACAAACAACGCAAACGTGGCCTTTTCCTGCTGGTGCGTTATTCGTTTCGGGCGATTTCCCAGAGGATTCCGGGGGCCAGCCTTTACTTCTTCGCGATGTTTCGTAGGAACCGTGTGGCAGTTGACTGGGGAGTCGCGTGGATGGATTATTAGTCCATTCGCGAAAGCATAAAGGAGATTGTCTGTCCAATAAAACCAGACTATTTCCATCCGTGTGAACTCTTTATGTTCTTTCTGTTGGGAATATTAGGGGAAATATAGCAGCTTCGTTCTGCCTTTGTTCTAACCTTCTGAACTGCCTACGTTGACCTTAAATTGTGGGATCCCCTTTCAAGAGTACACGTATGGTAGAATCTTTTATATTCGAACTCGGCACAAAGATGTTGGCAATGGACTTTTCAACGATGGAAAAATTACTTGTCGGACATTAAACTTCGGTTTATTTAGATAGAGAGCAAGAAAATTGGGAGCGTGTAACACGTTGGTCACCGAGTCaaccagaaatgggtgacaggactttttaaacgacttcgaaaaggaggaggttactcaattcgacatgtatactttttttttggtatGTATGttcattaaggaactaaaTGGATTCATTCCAACAGTGAGACGacaatggaaataaatttgaataggatttgtgaattaaataggttataatattacatactaCGAAAAATGCGAAATTATCTACTCTTCGACAGTCACGAGACAAGATGTTAActtggtagaaattttcacgaagtTTAGTCCGGCAGCCATCGTGTTAAAGAGCTGCCTAGAATTTGAGGCAACtcgagaaaattttatatctataCACAATTCGATGTCAACAATCGAACCGTGTTAAGCAGTCATTGGTAGACATTTGACGGTCGTTAACAGAAATCGAGTAATTCTGTTGCGCGATAATTCACGTGCATGCGTTCCGACGCGACGGCTGGCCAACAGGAAATTATGGATTCAGATTGTAGAGAACTCATCCTCTGTATACCCCAAACATTATTCCTAccaattatcatttatttcaatcgtATTAGCATTTTGTAGGTGACGCACACGCGCACGGATACACAAAAGGAATGCAAACGAATACGAAAGGATTACAAAAGGAGTACAACCGAATTAGATCGAATATGAACTgacatataaacaaatataaacgaatataaacGAGTATATTGAAATACAAAGGGATTACAAAAGGAGTNNNNNNNNNNTACAACCGAATTATAACGAATATGAATTgacatataaacaaatataaacgaatataaacGCATATAAGTGAACGACGACGGGATCAATTTCTAGCGATGCTAATATTAAGTATTGCTTTAATTATTAGTCGTCGACGACGTCATCACATTAGCTTGATGCTTTTTCAGAAGAGAATGCGTGGGCGGCTTCGTTAAATGTCGAGCCAAATTCGACCGCGGTGTTGAATTATAAAGGAACGTCCCGTGAACGGTCTGAAGAGCTTAAACCTAGCGTTAATGCCCACATAGCTTGAATTCCTCCGATTTTTATAATCTAGCTCGTCCATTAAGGGGGCagtttcatacttttttttatattaatctcattttttacattcaaaTCCAAATTTTTAAGGAACAATAATGAATCAGATAATAACAAGAATTCTATCCACTTTACGAGGAGTGAAAGAGTCGTATATGCGATACTcgatattattaacaataaattattaagtatGCATTATTCCGTTTCGAGAATGTATCTCGAAACGTGTAATTCGGACACTAGTGCTACGAAATGGAAACTGTCAGCAGCCCCGAGCACATTTATACAAACACCTGGTAGGTACATGGATAATGCGTTATGAATTCAATGACCACATTTCCATGAAATATCTGTCACAGCATTTCGGGGGAGAAACCTGATGCGTGTAACCAATATTTcgcgtattttatttaaatgacatATTTACATCTACATTAGAGTCCGATTATTACGCGCGTGTTTAATAAACAAGAACTCGTCCATTGCAGTGATagtgatattaattttgaatagtaatttaattataaaactcCGTAGATACATTATGCCCTTTTTTCtgttgattttcttttttttaatagagatTCAGATTAAGAAAATCGTCCCCATTAAACgtgcaatatttaataaacccGTGTGTTTCTCAACTTTGCGCGATTTTCAAACTTCTCCTTGGAGCGTACTTTGATACTCTAAACAATAATCCCCGAGACGCTGTAGTCGATGAATCAAGTCGACTTAGAATGTTATCACGGGACGAACGCGGTTCGTTTTGCCTCAATTTGCCTATCACACGCGTCAAATCCTGTggcataataaatataaggCATCGTGCGACCCGTCGCTTCTAAATGGATGACCGGTATTCTTGTCCCAAAGGAAACTGGCGTGAAAAGGATACCTCGATCAAGGAAATATTCGAGATTACTTGACGATACTGTCAAGCATAAAGAAGAGAACGTGGCAACGAAAACctcagaaaaattgttttcctttgaatCAACAAGtcacgttttatttaaaattctttatccaTCTAGTTTTCCTTAACAAGTTGATCAAACAAGGAAATTTACGCCTTAAGAAATCTTTGGAAGTTACGAAACCTATAAACGTTTatgcaattaataaattataatagttGCAAACTTTTAAAGGACTGctgttattataattataattagaatCAAAGACAAATCGAATCGTCTCCCCTAGTGGAGGAATACTGTCTTCTCCTCGGGTACAAGAAATGCAGCCATCCTAGTCGCGATaccaattaatatttctatcttTCGTATACGTATTGATCTTATTTCTTAGATAGTTATATTATATGCAAATTCGTTGAGGGTCGTCCGTGTCTGAATGTCGCAATTAAGCGCAGCCTTGATCGAGAACAATCGCCATCCCTTGTTTCCATCGATGCTTTCGGCCTTCGGTCGACGCGCTTGATGCAATTAGGGGATGAACGCGAGCTGCTTTTCGAGAATTCGCGCGGTCGATTTGCATCGCTCGAATACCAAGTAGCGCAAAGCGTCGTCTATGAGACATTCAGTTGGCTATAAACACAACTTGTCGCGTAACCGAAATTTCATTTGCGCGCTCCGTCGAATTGTAAATTCCGTAAACACAAATGTCTTGAGTAACGCGCTATTATCGATCGTCATGCTTGTGAAAAATGAGCAAAAGTCAAAACTTCAACGAAAGAATTGGAGACAGTGGTGAGAAGGAAATCACTTTCTATCGAGGAGGAGTCTAAGTAATACGCAGTCGGGCAACTTGGCTGGCTAATTTGTACCGTGCACGGTTAATGAACGCGGTAATTAGATCCACGTCGAGTTCATAACTTTCGTGGAGCCCTGAGCTACGATGGGATAATCGAGTGGAATGCTTCGGTAAACGGCTCGTTAGATTATCCAAGTAACATTGCTGTCCTCGGAAAACTAGCCGTGCCTCGTGTATACGGAATGGTGTTACCTGAATTTTGCAATCGAACCGatcaaacaattttcaacTAGTAAATGCatgttttatacaaaaagatatttataaaaaagcGATCTGATTGCTGCAGTGGATCCTGTTCCAGAAGGAAAATTAACGAGACGATTTAAACGCAAGTTTAAAGAAGTCGAGAACAACCTGTACTCCCgtccttttaattattactattaataaGTTCTAGACCTTCTTCAGGAACTATCCTACAAACTATgattcacattttatttgaaataaaatcattcaCGTGGAggcgattaaattatttcaattctaGCTTGCAATTCTGCTAAATTGCAATCACTGGGTCTTAAATTAGttgattattataataaattcctgAGAAGGATTCATTTTGTAACAGATTAAAACTATTGTAAAAGGATGAGTTGCGACATCTGATGGTGTCTCGCGGAACACATACGAGAAAGCTGGTATCGCAGTCGAGGATTCACAGCAGTTAAAATTCCGTAGCAATTATCCACGtgtctaattaattttaattggcgCGAGCATTAAATATGGGATGGCAAGAGAGCGAGAGACCAATGGAAACGAGCAAGATAATAATGGGCCCAGCCTGCATGCAACCGtggatgtacatatatattacgGTGTACGCAGCTTCGTGCCATTCAATCAATTATCGCGTAAATCCTGCGTGCGTGTTATTAACGCGCTTCTGAATAGCGTAACTCGCCTTCTGGACGCTGTTATTATTAGTCTCTTTCAGCGTATAGTAAAATTACGTTAATTCATTCAAGGTTTGGATCTGAAAACACGTGCTGAGCTTGCTAAAACGCCATTCTTGAGATCTTCGTTAGCAGATTAGAGtgatttctaaaaaatattcgttttagCATTAGTGACTacgtttttcaataatttaccCCAACCACTTGCACCAGtttgtaagaatataaaattttcatgtcCTCCACcactttcaattttgtttattcttcgTGTACATGGAAGGTGTCAAAAGACTTAATCTTGACAAACCAGACTCGTGGATATTGCACAAGTTGGAACTTGACTCTTGACAAACCTTCTTCTTTTGCAGGTGGTAGTGCCGAAGAGGGCGGCCCTCCTGCTTGATCGACTAATGGTCGCGCTGCAGAAGGTTGTCGATAACCAAGACAGAGGAGAACTTGGTAGCGTTAGATCCTTCGGGAGATCTTCGGGACCTCATCTGCCATCCAGCGACTCGCAAATTGTCCCATCGGCAGACGAGGAAACCGTCAAGGTTGCGTCACATTTTATTACCTTTGCGCTATGAGGTCACCTCCGTCTAATGCTTCGTACagttaataaatcaaattagttaaaatgtatcaaatacgttaaaatgtattatactttaaacaaacataaataattccaaGCAATTACTTTCTACCTAAGATGAGATATCAAAgcaaaaacaatgaaatcaaAGATGACGAGGGACAaactaaagaaataattataacgcGAATAGTTAATATCATTGCAGCTTTGCTACACTTTGGTCACTCTAATCGAATGTATACACATAACAGGTGTAAGCGTAAACATTTGTTTGCTTCAGATGGACCTTCAGCGACGCGGACAATCGAAAGGACGGGTTTACTGGCGTTGCTACTTCAACGCTGTGACGTGCTTCAAGAGAAAGTGATAACGAGCAGGCGTGTAACCAGCCTCAGCCTCGACTTCGAAACCCGACTCGACGACTTCGTATCGCCTCGCCCAGCTCTGCCAGTCGCAACGTGATCGAGAATTCCTCGCGTGCTTTATCCGATCTGaacacaaaca
This window contains:
- the LOC128877858 gene encoding uncharacterized protein LOC128877858; this encodes MGNGVIPLVVVAMVPIIAGTIGQRALSKRSIQGNLDFPDYATKYDEYPVVVPKRAALLLDRLMVALQKVVDNQDRGELGSVRSFGRSSGPHLPSSDSQIVPSADEETVKMDLQRRGQSKGRVYWRCYFNAVTCFKRK